The genomic stretch CCCATAAAAGGCGCGGCGGGGGCTAAACCCGCCGCCGTGACTTAAAAGTTACCAGCTGGTAAAAAATGGATGCATTGCTCCACCACATCCAATCAAGGATGACTTCAATCGATCTCCGGCTCTGCCAGCTTCTGCCCCTTTCTAGCGGCACGCCAGTCGGATATGAAGGGCCAGGCCAAGGAGAGCAGCGCCGCCAAAAGGAGTCCGACACATATCCAAGACCGGAAGAACACCCCCATGGATCCGTTGGATATCATTAGGGACTGCCGGAATGAGGACTCCATGGAGGCTCCCACCACAGACGCCAGGATCAGCGGGGCGGTGGGCACCTTAAATTTTTTCATAAGGTAGCCTGTTATGCCGAGGATGACCAAGAGGTAGAAATCCACGAGGCTGAAGTTTATCGTGTAAACCCCAAGGAACGCCAACACAACCACCAAGGGATAGAGGATCCTGGGCGGCACCGCCAGAACCCTGACCAAAGCCCCAGCAAGGGGGATGTTAATGAGGGCACATACCACGTTCCCCAAGAACATGCTGGCGATGATACCCCACGCCACATCGGGATGCTGTTCGAAGAGCAAAGGCCCGGGCTGAAGGCCTAAGATCAACAAAGCTCCCAACATTACCGCGGTGGTTCCAGAACCGGGGACCCCAAGGGTCATCATTGGGATGAGGGCGCCGACAGAGCAAGCGTTGTTCGCCGCCTCGGGGGCCGCCAGCCCCTCAATGGCTCCCTTGCCGAACTCCTCTGGGTGCTTGGATATCTGCTTCTCGTTGTTATAAGCCATTAGGGCCGCGATGGTTCCCCCTGCTCCAGGCAGGACCCCTATCAAAAAGCCCACCGGGGTCTGGCGGAGTATCGGGCCTATGCTTCGCTTCCATTGTTCCATGGATATCCATATCCTGCCGAATTTTGTTTGAACCGGCTTTGACGTCTTGTCCGCAATGTGTTCGAAGTTCACGAAGACTTCGCTGATGCCGTAT from Thermanaerothrix sp. encodes the following:
- a CDS encoding tripartite tricarboxylate transporter permease, which codes for MDTDILNNLIHGFSVAMTPLNLVWLVIGSALGTVLGMLPGLGPSTGIALLLPMTFGMRPDTALIAMSAIYYGAMFGGSRSAILLNVPGDGAAVASCFDGYPMARNGQAEAALAISAIASFIGGLLSTIAFVMVALPVARFALRFGPPEYFCLMIFALAATAAISKGTILKGIISLVLGLMITTVGLDFQSGVPRFTFGSQELQMGIDFVVVIIGIYGISEVFVNFEHIADKTSKPVQTKFGRIWISMEQWKRSIGPILRQTPVGFLIGVLPGAGGTIAALMAYNNEKQISKHPEEFGKGAIEGLAAPEAANNACSVGALIPMMTLGVPGSGTTAVMLGALLILGLQPGPLLFEQHPDVAWGIIASMFLGNVVCALINIPLAGALVRVLAVPPRILYPLVVVLAFLGVYTINFSLVDFYLLVILGITGYLMKKFKVPTAPLILASVVGASMESSFRQSLMISNGSMGVFFRSWICVGLLLAALLSLAWPFISDWRAARKGQKLAEPEID